In Bactrocera oleae isolate idBacOlea1 chromosome 3, idBacOlea1, whole genome shotgun sequence, a genomic segment contains:
- the LOC106616573 gene encoding HEAT repeat-containing protein 3, whose translation MGKTRRNRVRLVANSNPLGLNGVGDFLNDDEDLMENGLGPVDTIREQLLNVNVEEKLNALQSLAVLVQSGKKDKLTAICQSDIIRISAPYLYDRDQPLRNAAAGALRNFTVCMPEVCELFVEQDVLTPLLTLLNEYAQDGEWVPNFDAALGQLDIRSDTFLQAINLLWNLCESSTLALETFNQSQLISSLIRCLDYNIFGLDIGISVAQCLLVVSESNQKIWNPLTQHVPEILSLLNVTGSNAHQYLRTLGAGILSNVPALSAAYTCNILNSISETLQIDQQESLANLLTNHRENDQNESISVMDFNVEMEEEETEESAALRRRQQELPSPAEIAIKDVGNLLDAQRVAAEIITNLVSNDEEEWVDSDGDDASEGEGVIDYEYENANGNGNIQNEDKLPEALVEVIKSLSIIEKLWKKAQVLPDNVAQSLRDVSVSLVVKVKNLRVSSLLCLQNLCNALSAEDLGGAKAIYDVWVELGQQVFKGPQDVSVMEPATSLMRATLERLKTNKELFSQMVENDLELIFNGVKNCSVAEIRANWLRMLGTLGCLLSENLVRIIITFIVEACSEEEDVWTISEALDALMDMFADNDWPKLIIELNLPEVLKKLEKMFKNKMRQQRRDLKERYPAVQTVRTNLTRFIRYMETEADKYARNA comes from the exons ATGGGTAAAACCAGGCGCAACCGCGTACGCCTTGTGGCCAATTCGAACCCTTTAGGTTTAAATGGTGTTGGCGATTTTTTGAACGACGATGAAGATTTAATGGAAAACGGCTTGGGTCCAGTGGATACAATACGTGAGCAACTGCTCAATGTTAATGTAGAGGAAAAACTGAATGCTTTGCAATCACTAGCGGTGCTAGTGCAATCTGGCAAAAAAGATAAATTAACTGCCATTTGTCAGAGCGACATTATACGCATATCTGCACCATATCTTTATGATCGCGACCAACCTTTGCGGAATGCAGCTGCAGGTGCCCTACGCAACTTTACCGTTTGTATGCCA GAAGTTTGTGAACTATTTGTTGAACAGGATGTACTCACCCCACTTTTGACTTTGTTGAATGAATACGCCCAGGATGGCGAATGGGTGCCAAACTTCGATGCTGCATTGGGTCAACTTGATATACGGTCGGACACATTTTTGCAGGCTATAAATCTTCTTTGGAACCTATGTGAAAGTTCTACGCTTGCTTTAGAAACCTTTAATCAGTCACAATTAATTAGCAGTCTTATACGTTGTCTGGATTACAACATTTTCGGTTTGGATATAGGAATTTCTGTAGCGCAATGCTTATTAGTCGTGTCGGAGAGCAATCAAAAAATTTGGAATCCATTAACTCAGCATGTCCCtgaaatattaagtttgcttaaTGTTACAGGCAGTAATGCACACCAATACCTACGAACATTAGGCGCTG GTATTTTATCAAATGTGCCAGCTTTGTCAGCTGCATATACATGCAATATATTGAATAGCATCTCAGAAACCTTACAAATCGATCAACAGGAATCATTGGCGAATTTGTTGACTAATCATAGAGAAAATGATCAAAATGAAAGTATATCAGTAATGGATTTCAATGTTGAAATGGAAGAAG AGGAGACCGAAGAAAGCGCCGCATTGCGAAGACGTCAACAAGAACTTCCTTCACCGGCTGAAATTGCAATCAAGGATGTTGGGAACTTATTGGATGCGCAGCGCGTTGCCGCGGAAATAATCACGAACTTAGTATCGAATGATGAAGAAG AGTGGGTTGATTCGGATGGCGATGATGCGTCAGAAGGTGAAGGTGTTATAGACTACGAATATGAAAATGCAAATGGTAATGGAAATATACAAAATGAAGATAAACTCCCCGAAGCACTTGTGGAAGTTATTAAATCGTTAAGCATTATTGAGAAG CTTTGGAAAAAAGCACAAGTTTTACCTGATAATGTTGCGCAATCCTTGAGGGATGTGAGTGTGTCATTGGTTGTGAA AGTAAAAAACTTGCGTGTTTCATCTTTACTTTGCCTACAAAACCTGTGCAACGCTTTGAGCGCAGAAGACCTTGGTGGCGCCAAAGCAATCTATGATGTTTGGGTGGAGCTTGGCCAGCAGGTGTTTAAGGGTCCGCAAGACGTATCTGTTATGGAACCGGCTACATCCCTAATGCGTGCTACCTTAGAACGACTTAAAACCAACAAAGAGCTGTTCAGTCAAATGGTTGAAAATGACTTAgag TTAATTTTCAATGGTGTAAAGAACTGCAGTGTGGCAGAAATACGTGCGAATTGGTTGCGTATGTTGGGCACATTGGGTTGCCTGTTGTCAGAAAATTTAGTTCGCATAATCATCACATTCATCGTGGAAGCATGTtctgaa GAGGAGGATGTGTGGACAATATCCGAAGCACTTGATGCATTAATGGATATGTTTGCCGACAATGATTGGCCTAAACTGATTATCGAATTGAATTTACcagaagtgttaaaaaaattggagaaaatgtttaagaataag ATGCGCCAGCAGCGTCGTGATTTGAAGGAGCGTTATCCAGCTGTGCAGACGGTGCGCACAAATTTAACGCGTTTCATTCGATATATGGAAACCGAAGCTGATAAATACGCGAGAAACGCGTAA
- the LOC106617852 gene encoding uncharacterized protein isoform X2 encodes MTSLNGDAFVMRNGRSTSQVSIYNYPEHLNPFYEDEQHKRLRFWKINKSNDGSGRRSSFSLGGLKDVWTFKSFRLKKKSSTLGINKTSESPPPLRRDLQPYNTLNGNDLSLPDYRTRYSTPAGINESFQRNAAYRSSLQNVASVKENGGSHLDFNRNNQYRSTIQVMGTKFNNHNNNSSRTTPVPQPRRSSQISMASTNPFETDDDDYENNEDVSLAGDREMITSTPIKQRIHRKKRRAPAPPTVGVNKTYSSADSSLDMSQPPQPLPELRIEECMDIANLTAAIENFVKTTNEDTAEPTPIATTNQQTEHEQTTSEVVIKQNGVANPIREDALPSSSQVTLETTAIANKQKFDESVTVETKESLEPDSIKVPIPANQPQLNKEQEVGHVECIHVHTGSPQTPTAAKRSNEASQLTSFRSSQTRSPEPKQPITAKTSFTLTTPPTTRRDSTKKAKITLHTTEPLKFPETDELRITEDITTPTATTSPNAVKPALATKPHIAEIHKPARGITSTTTVEHKEILREHREPPISPVPPVRQSTLTKHAHKLVSKEADTEKPLNIVTTNTESPVEAEVVPTTSAQALTITESDDKLLGKEEAFSDDIKNSVLTNVTATVHQTQSPTELREEVLESLYRPKPNPSYLEWKKSSLAPLEKNVPPEKRKSVKDIIESINRSQRLLNASAHKDTAHNGSSLSIGPSSGNGTPLPQRKFSGPSAVERNLAREIQRTELNGNGTMSVGQNDDLPTTSTAAVTPLNDYDNVNGNGSGLAQDPQKLNNNEIFKKCTVKKEMQYDYREQSPTASNLDWNPVPKPKRNKNLSEQ; translated from the exons ATGACAAGCTTAAATGGTGATGCTTTCGTTATGCGAAACGGTCGCTCCACAAGCCAAGTATCCATCTATAACTACCCCGAACACCTCAATCCATTCTACGAAGATGAACAACACAAACGTTTGCGTTtctggaaaataaataaatctaatgACGGGAGCGGTCGGCGAAGTAGTTTTTCTTTGGGTGGTCTCAAGGATGTGTG GACATTCAAGTCATTTCGCCTTAAGAAGAAGTCCTCAACATTGGGCATAAACAAAACATCAGAAAGCCCACCACCACTACGTCGAGATCTGCAGCCATATAATACGTTGAATGGAAATGATCTTAGCCTACCCGATTATCGCACTCGTTACTCCACACCAGCAGGCATCAATGAGAGCTTTCAACGCAATGCGGCATACAGGAGTTCACTACAGAACGTGGCTTCTGTGAAG GAAAATGGTGGCTCACATTTGGATTTCAATCGAAATAATCAGTATCGTAGCACCATACAGGTGATGGGCACAAAATTCAACAATCACAACAATAACAGTTCACGCACAACACCGGTGCCACAACCAAGAAG ATCATCGCAAATTAGTATGGCAAGCACAAATCCATTTGAAACTGATGATGATGACTACGAAAATAATGAAGATGTTTCACTGGCCGGCGACAGAGAGATGATCACTTCAACACCCATTAAACAACGAATACACCGTAAAAAACGTCGTGCACCTGCGCCGCCAACCGTTGGG gtcAACAAAACTTACTCGTCTGCGGATTCTAGTCTCGATATGTCACAACCGCCACAACCCCTTCCTGAACTGCGCATAGAAGAATGCATGGACATTGCAAATCTTACAGCTGCTATAGAAAATTTCGTTAAAACAACAAATGAAGACACAGCGGAACCAACTCCAATCGCAACAACAAATCAACAGACGGAACATGAACAGACTACTAGTGAGGtcgtaataaaacaaaatggcgTCGCTAACCCTATACGTGAGGATGCGTTGCCAAGTTCGAGCCAAGTAACTCTAGAAACTACTGCGATTGCGAATAAACAAAAGTTCGATGAAAGTGTTACGGTCGAAACGAAAGAAAGTTTAGAACCCGACAGCATCAAAGTGCCAATACCTGCAAATCAACCGCAACTTAACAAGGAGCAGGAAGTGGGACATGTGGAATGTATACATGTTCACACGGGTAGTCCACAAACTCCAACAGCAGCTAAACGGTCCAACGAAGCCAGCCAGTTGACAAGTTTTCGAAGCAGTCAAACTCGTTCGCCCGAACCAAAACAGCCGATTACAGCAAAAACATCATTTACTCTTACTACACCGCCTACGACACGACGTGACTCCACCAAGAAAGCTAAAATCACATTACATACTACGGAACCGTTGAAATTCCCAGAAACTGACGAGCTACGAATTACCGAggacatcaccacacctacagCTACAACATCACCAAATGCTGTGAAACCCGCTCTGGCCACTAAACCACACATTGCTGAAATTCACAAACCAGCAAGAGGTATTACAAGCACAACAACCGTTGAACATAAGGAAATACTGAGAGAACATCGAGAGCCGCCAATAAGTCCCGTGCCACCAGTACGTCAAAGCACACTTACGAAACATGCACACAAACTAGTTTCGAAAGAAGCCGACACAGAGAAACCGTTAAATATAGTAACAACAAACACAGAAAGTCCAGTAGAAGCAGAAGTAGTACCCACCACTTCCGCACAAGCGCTAACCATCACGGAATCAGACGACAAGTTACTAGGGAAAGAAGAGGCTTTTAGTGATGACATTAAGAACAGTGTACTTACAAATGTGACGGCAACCGTGCATCAAACACAATCGCCCACAGAGCTGCGAGAGGAAGTACTCGAGTCATTATATCGACCAAAACCGAACCCTTCATACCTAGAATGGAAGAAATCATCGCTAGCACCACTAGAAAAGAATGTGCCACCCGAAAAACGTAAGTCTGTCAAGGATATCATTGAATCGATCAACAGAAGTCAACGTTTATTAAACGCATCCGCGCACAAAGATACAGCACACAACGGTTCGAGTTTATCCATCGGGCCGAGCAGCGGTAATGGTACACCTTTACCACAGCGCAAGTTTAGCGGTCCGTCGGCGGTTGAGAGAAATCTCGCCAGAGAGATACAACGCACAGAACTTAACGGTAATGGCACAATGTCTGTTGGGCAAAACGACGATTTACCTACAACATCGACGGCAGCTGTAACACCATTGAATGATTATGATAATGTAAACGGCAATGGCAGCGGTCTGGCACAAGATccacaaaaattaaacaataatgaaatatttaagaaatgtaCAGTAAAGAAAGAGATGCAATATGACTATAGAGAACAATCGCCAACAGCTTCCAATCTCGATTGGAATCCGGTGCCGAAACCGAAGCGTAACAAAAACTTGTCAGAACAATGA
- the LOC106617852 gene encoding uncharacterized protein isoform X1, whose product MTSLNGDAFVMRNGRSTSQVSIYNYPEHLNPFYEDEQHKRLRFWKINKSNDGSGRRSSFSLGGLKDVWTFKSFRLKKKSSTLGINKTSESPPPLRRDLQPYNTLNGNDLSLPDYRTRYSTPAGINESFQRNAAYRSSLQNVASVKENGGSHLDFNRNNQYRSTIQVMGTKFNNHNNNSSRTTPVPQPRRYVYGGSVTPQPLRNSDIGAGIGLSHGSSQISMASTNPFETDDDDYENNEDVSLAGDREMITSTPIKQRIHRKKRRAPAPPTVGVNKTYSSADSSLDMSQPPQPLPELRIEECMDIANLTAAIENFVKTTNEDTAEPTPIATTNQQTEHEQTTSEVVIKQNGVANPIREDALPSSSQVTLETTAIANKQKFDESVTVETKESLEPDSIKVPIPANQPQLNKEQEVGHVECIHVHTGSPQTPTAAKRSNEASQLTSFRSSQTRSPEPKQPITAKTSFTLTTPPTTRRDSTKKAKITLHTTEPLKFPETDELRITEDITTPTATTSPNAVKPALATKPHIAEIHKPARGITSTTTVEHKEILREHREPPISPVPPVRQSTLTKHAHKLVSKEADTEKPLNIVTTNTESPVEAEVVPTTSAQALTITESDDKLLGKEEAFSDDIKNSVLTNVTATVHQTQSPTELREEVLESLYRPKPNPSYLEWKKSSLAPLEKNVPPEKRKSVKDIIESINRSQRLLNASAHKDTAHNGSSLSIGPSSGNGTPLPQRKFSGPSAVERNLAREIQRTELNGNGTMSVGQNDDLPTTSTAAVTPLNDYDNVNGNGSGLAQDPQKLNNNEIFKKCTVKKEMQYDYREQSPTASNLDWNPVPKPKRNKNLSEQ is encoded by the exons ATGACAAGCTTAAATGGTGATGCTTTCGTTATGCGAAACGGTCGCTCCACAAGCCAAGTATCCATCTATAACTACCCCGAACACCTCAATCCATTCTACGAAGATGAACAACACAAACGTTTGCGTTtctggaaaataaataaatctaatgACGGGAGCGGTCGGCGAAGTAGTTTTTCTTTGGGTGGTCTCAAGGATGTGTG GACATTCAAGTCATTTCGCCTTAAGAAGAAGTCCTCAACATTGGGCATAAACAAAACATCAGAAAGCCCACCACCACTACGTCGAGATCTGCAGCCATATAATACGTTGAATGGAAATGATCTTAGCCTACCCGATTATCGCACTCGTTACTCCACACCAGCAGGCATCAATGAGAGCTTTCAACGCAATGCGGCATACAGGAGTTCACTACAGAACGTGGCTTCTGTGAAG GAAAATGGTGGCTCACATTTGGATTTCAATCGAAATAATCAGTATCGTAGCACCATACAGGTGATGGGCACAAAATTCAACAATCACAACAATAACAGTTCACGCACAACACCGGTGCCACAACCAAGAAGGTATGTGTACGGTGGGTCTGTGACGCCACAGCCACTCCGTAATTCTGATATCGGTGCAGGCATTGGTCTATCACATGG ATCATCGCAAATTAGTATGGCAAGCACAAATCCATTTGAAACTGATGATGATGACTACGAAAATAATGAAGATGTTTCACTGGCCGGCGACAGAGAGATGATCACTTCAACACCCATTAAACAACGAATACACCGTAAAAAACGTCGTGCACCTGCGCCGCCAACCGTTGGG gtcAACAAAACTTACTCGTCTGCGGATTCTAGTCTCGATATGTCACAACCGCCACAACCCCTTCCTGAACTGCGCATAGAAGAATGCATGGACATTGCAAATCTTACAGCTGCTATAGAAAATTTCGTTAAAACAACAAATGAAGACACAGCGGAACCAACTCCAATCGCAACAACAAATCAACAGACGGAACATGAACAGACTACTAGTGAGGtcgtaataaaacaaaatggcgTCGCTAACCCTATACGTGAGGATGCGTTGCCAAGTTCGAGCCAAGTAACTCTAGAAACTACTGCGATTGCGAATAAACAAAAGTTCGATGAAAGTGTTACGGTCGAAACGAAAGAAAGTTTAGAACCCGACAGCATCAAAGTGCCAATACCTGCAAATCAACCGCAACTTAACAAGGAGCAGGAAGTGGGACATGTGGAATGTATACATGTTCACACGGGTAGTCCACAAACTCCAACAGCAGCTAAACGGTCCAACGAAGCCAGCCAGTTGACAAGTTTTCGAAGCAGTCAAACTCGTTCGCCCGAACCAAAACAGCCGATTACAGCAAAAACATCATTTACTCTTACTACACCGCCTACGACACGACGTGACTCCACCAAGAAAGCTAAAATCACATTACATACTACGGAACCGTTGAAATTCCCAGAAACTGACGAGCTACGAATTACCGAggacatcaccacacctacagCTACAACATCACCAAATGCTGTGAAACCCGCTCTGGCCACTAAACCACACATTGCTGAAATTCACAAACCAGCAAGAGGTATTACAAGCACAACAACCGTTGAACATAAGGAAATACTGAGAGAACATCGAGAGCCGCCAATAAGTCCCGTGCCACCAGTACGTCAAAGCACACTTACGAAACATGCACACAAACTAGTTTCGAAAGAAGCCGACACAGAGAAACCGTTAAATATAGTAACAACAAACACAGAAAGTCCAGTAGAAGCAGAAGTAGTACCCACCACTTCCGCACAAGCGCTAACCATCACGGAATCAGACGACAAGTTACTAGGGAAAGAAGAGGCTTTTAGTGATGACATTAAGAACAGTGTACTTACAAATGTGACGGCAACCGTGCATCAAACACAATCGCCCACAGAGCTGCGAGAGGAAGTACTCGAGTCATTATATCGACCAAAACCGAACCCTTCATACCTAGAATGGAAGAAATCATCGCTAGCACCACTAGAAAAGAATGTGCCACCCGAAAAACGTAAGTCTGTCAAGGATATCATTGAATCGATCAACAGAAGTCAACGTTTATTAAACGCATCCGCGCACAAAGATACAGCACACAACGGTTCGAGTTTATCCATCGGGCCGAGCAGCGGTAATGGTACACCTTTACCACAGCGCAAGTTTAGCGGTCCGTCGGCGGTTGAGAGAAATCTCGCCAGAGAGATACAACGCACAGAACTTAACGGTAATGGCACAATGTCTGTTGGGCAAAACGACGATTTACCTACAACATCGACGGCAGCTGTAACACCATTGAATGATTATGATAATGTAAACGGCAATGGCAGCGGTCTGGCACAAGATccacaaaaattaaacaataatgaaatatttaagaaatgtaCAGTAAAGAAAGAGATGCAATATGACTATAGAGAACAATCGCCAACAGCTTCCAATCTCGATTGGAATCCGGTGCCGAAACCGAAGCGTAACAAAAACTTGTCAGAACAATGA